In the Populus trichocarpa isolate Nisqually-1 chromosome 8, P.trichocarpa_v4.1, whole genome shotgun sequence genome, TATAGATGTTGACAAGTTAGTTGATCTCTCTCTATATACTTATCCTTACGAGTCTCCAATCTCCTTATTTGGGGTTACTTTCACTGCACATGgttttgacaacaaaaaattatctgCTAGGTTTGATTACATTGTGCGTGACTCCCGGGCTTGTGGACTGGGCTGCAGTTTTCAGATTGAACGGTAtgcatgcttttatttttaggcATGATCAAACAAGTTGTTTAGGTAGCCTTCTTTTCAAGTCAACTCACATGACATTTCCATCCATGCTTTAGCCTTTACTTGGTTAGTTAGTTATTATACTTGTGTATTCTTACCGTGTAAACTAGTGCTATTCCTTAGTCAATAAGCATTCTTTTTAACTTACAGGTTAATGGATAGCATGCGAGTTATGGGTGATGAGATATGTTATCGTGACAAGGATTGTTAGTATATGTTGTAATTCTGTTTCCAGTTTTGCTGGTAATCATTgtattctttaattaattcttgatGTTCTTGTCAGATCTTACAATCTATAAGTTATTTTCCTCTCGTGCTGATCTGCATCGAACGGTCTATACACATGCAAAAGTAAAGGTGCCTATATATTTGGAATTATTTTCTGGAAACAAATGCTTTGTTTAGTTGAATCTTTATCCAAATGGGGAAATGCAATGtatttgacttttctttttcaggCTATAGAAATGATGTTTGTTGAATCCTTGATAAAAGCGGATGATTACcttcaaatttcatcaaaaattcAGGACCCAGCTGAATTCTGGAAGGTTTGTGGGCTTAAAACATTAATTGAACTTGCTGTTGATGCTTTGATTTTAATGTTCACGGGACTAATGCTATCCATCTAAATTTTGCAGATAGATGATTCAATATTGAAAACCATTGAAATTTCTCATGATCAGGAGCTGAAGGAAGCTAGAGATTTAATCCTGCGCATTAGGAGAAGAGACCTATACCAGGTATCCTAATTTATTATCGGGACAGGTTTGATGGCCTAATTTTTTGTGATCTAGGAGCATGATCTATTCTTGTTTTGAGTTATTTTGACTCAAAGGAAACCTATGTTCCTATTTGTTAACACACTATTacaatttgttatatttttcagtTCTGCAATGAGTTTTCTGTTCCGAAGGACAAGCTAGAGCACTTCAAAGACATCACTCCACAGGACATTGTTTGTTCCCAGGTTTTTAATAgattacacacaaaaaaaaatatatgttctaTGTTAGTCTTTTCTTTCTACAGcgcactaaatttttttaattgaaagtgaTTTTTCATTCAGGGAAATGGTGACATTAcactaaaagaagaagatgttgTTGTCTGCAATGTGAAGATCGATTTGACACGGGGTAGAAGTAACCCTCTCGAAAAGTAAGCAGGAAAAGAGTCAAATTATGATTATGTTGGAATCGttccttgttttgttgttctttAATGGGTCGGCTTCTGCAACTTTAAATGACTCTGGTCTTTTGTTTATGCATGTGTTTCAACATTCAGCATAAATTTTTTCCAGGTACAAAGTTCACTTCCAATGTGcttaatttaaagtatttttcctagcatttttctttcttacaaGACTAAAGATTAGTATGAATCTCAATATTATACATGGTCTGCATTGTCAAATATGTAGCAGAGGACAGTAGAACTCTAGTAAATATATGCTGTAgtttactttcttttgttttcataaattACAGGCTTGAATCTAATCAAGGATTCGTATCTCAAAATCTTTTGACGTTGCTTATTGTAACATCCTTGTTGAATTAtactattgaatttatgttatgTTACAACAGACACACAAGGGGCTGATGAAAAAATTGTTGTAAAAAATATGGAATTtggctatgttttttttcctcgacTAAATTTGTTATGTAGAGGATCATTGGGTTCCAATACCTATTCAACCTTAAGGCTGGAGTCTCCTTCTTAAGCTATAGCTTAGGGTTTCTAACTGTTTAATGTTACAGTTTCTTAAAAGAATATGTTTCtgttttaaggttttttaacAGCTTTCCTTGCTATCAGGACTTTGAGAGCAATGAGAAATTCCCGATACATGATTATCGCATCAGTCATTTGCTGCCAGCTTTTTGTGAAGATAGGATTGTGAGGGTGTATTCTAAGAACCCCGATCTGGTTTGTAACAAACATaagaatgtttttaaataattaattaactttgaaTTGCTTTGTTTTGATAAATCAATGCATGGGCATCATTATACAGGTGAAAACAGTTTCTGaggcttttgaaaattttcagctAAAGACATATGGAATGAAAGCACAGGTACATGCAACTCCTGATAGGAAGAGGAATCGTCGGAGGTTAGAACAGTCGTACTGAGAAGAATCACCGAAGGCTCTTGTGGTTGCTACTATTGTATCGTATTCCACAGTGCTTTTATTTTGGAACTCGTACACTTCTTTCTAAATGGAGAAAGAAAACTAGCTCGCATACACACACATAATTGAAGAATTTGATTAGCAAGTGTATAAATTCACACTGCCTCCCTATATCTCCATTTACTTTGATACCCAGCACAATATGTGAATATTCTTTCTCATACTCTGACTAGTAGGTGGATGATGATGATTTCTACCCCAATGAAATTTGTTCGTAGATTTCAATTATTTGGaatgggttttatttttctgcCATTATTCTATtaggagggtttttttttttttttttcttgtaatttttttgagCTGGTGATAGTGCAGTCAGAAAACAAGCAACAAAGACATTGCAAAGGTAATTGAGAACTTGGAGTTAGCTTGTAGGTAACAGGGAGAAAACTCTGggttcagttttttaatttgaatttgtagCTTGGAAGTTCTGAAAGTTCACACTGATTGATGCAGGTCTCCCCTTCCAAGCAATAGATCTGTGTTTCATTTAATAGATTGCAGTTTGCCTTGCCCTTGCAGACATTATCAAAGATGACCATGCATGCATCTGTCCGGCTAGCTTTGTGATACTAAACGTGTACAATCACTCCTGCTTAGCTAAGGTTTGTTGTCAGTGCTTGAGTCCCCACGTGCTGTCATCACTGTTGCAAGAGAACATGGATAAACTATGGGTAAGTCGGGCATGGCAATCTCTGTATACATCGCATCATCACAAAAATTACAGTACTGATATCTTAGAGCTTGAATGTATATACACAcatattacacacacacacacacatatatatttgaTGTCCTGAATTCGAAATTACTTATTTCATTTTAGTCAAATCTGTGAGATTTTTGAAGTCACCATGTAAAAGACATGCCCTACAGTGATATGTGTTGGAGCCTTTTATTCAGGCGTCCAGGCAAAACCCGTCATTTTGTTGAAGCTTTAACTACTCCTGGATCAGTTACCTCCAGCATTTGATGTGTGAATAAGTATGTACTTTGATTTGGCATCGCGGTACATAAATTCATGTAGAACCCGTTTGCTTACGTGGTAGCGTCCACGTTTCCTGCAGTTTTATTTTACAAgctatttgattaattaaacaaacTCTTGTTATTATTCATCCTACGGTCTGCTACAtttaaaaagcaagaaaaagaaaagtagccAGGAGTTGCTGCCTGCGCGGTAAAATACTGAACCGTACTCTACTATTCAtgtgaatagtttttttttcttcaaaaaatcagtgtagttaattgatttcactcgcactgttcacgtgaacgtgaacaaaatttttttttttgttttttttaaaaaataatttaagatgaattaaatttactcgtactgtaatctcaattttatttctgataatattttatctaattttgtagttcttgtcggatgaattttgtatataatgaaattgtagatagtttaatggaataataaatttttttatatatgaagtataatttatttcatgatgtaataacaataattaaatccacaatatttaaattaaaaaccatcaatattaatatatatatttttaaattattttataaccttaatttcaaaagcattcttaaccaaatatattaaactattttttctttaaccttaatttcaactaccgttttaatcaaacatctattttttcaaatcaatttcaactaaaaatattttttataaaataacttttttcaaaccagaaCCACAATAACTATCTCGATACCAAACACACTAAATTGTATTCTTTTCTACTTGCATACGAGGCAGTGTATTGACAACCAGTGAATTGTGGAACTAATTTACAAGCCCGTAAGGTAAAGAAAACAGAAGGAGTCACAACTCACAAGGTAAACCAGGCGGATATTGTCTTAAATACCACCAAAGAACATAAACCGATCCCTTTCTGTACATTTGGTGAAGCAATTAAAAGGGCTTCAAACTCGCATGAACTGATCAGTGGTAATCCAAGACATGTTCGCTCTGAACGAAACTGTCAACATTTTGATGAATAGTTGCAAGGATTTTAGCAATGCCGGTTGATAGAAGAGCATAAGGTACACGATGATATTGGTCAACAGTGTCCAAATTCAGCCCCAAACCCTGGACACTATTAAAGAAAGCTGATGATTGTAAGATCCTTCTTGAAATTCCAAATCGCTAGCAGAGGTTAGAACTTGATGACCACAAACAAGTATAGCAATTTTTTTATGCCTAAAACATGGAGACTTTTCGAGTACAAGAGAATAACCGTGTTCTAGTAACTTGGAAGTCAGGAAAACCTGTTTCCGAGAGAGAAACTTCTAATGCCACTGTCGAAATACCATATCACCGTGTGGTTACTAACTTGTGTTGCACATCTGATGAGATTAATGATGGTGCCAGGGGGTGATTTTGAGTTGCAGTACTTAAACAGGAATTCTTAGTTTAATATACTGAGGAAACATTAAGAACCAGCCCTTGAGTTTTAGTTGGAAAATTAACGAAGTGAAACTAAAATGTATGAAGAGAACAAGCAGCACCTTGAATTGGGTGAGATAGGTAGAGAGAGGAGGAcatggaaagagagagagagagagagagcgaggtTCTTGATCAAGACTAGAGAATTGGAGAAGACTTGTTGAGGAAGCTTGCCATTGCTGTCTGTCTCTAGCTCGTGCGCGTTCGTCGATGGTTGGTCCTAGCACGTCTTTAATATTGGCTGGTTTTGTTTGTACCACATCGAAAGAAACGACAAAGACACAAGACGAGGAGCCATATAAAATCAAGCCCATGGGCACTGTTTTAAGCATACCTTTCTCGGCCTTTTGGCTAAGATCAAGTGTAGTATCTGTTCTTATCAGTTTAATATCTGATACGTGGGCCAACGGTCCACacgatattaaattaatttttctagggTGAGGGCCCATAACGGTAGCTAGCTGCTGGGGTTCTCGAGCGTCGCCTCAGCGTTGCACTACTGCATTGGCCTGGCGCACCCTCTATCTCAAAGAAGTGTTTTGGTCTCCTTCCAAAGGAATTGTTTGTCCCTCGTACTTTTTGCTTTGTTCACTTTACCTTCCAAAGCTAACAATCTTTCTGAAGGGGATCTTTAACCCCAGACTGTTTTGTCTATATGGAAACGAGCTCAGCGGACAAGTACCAGATAGTATAGGTAAAGCTGACAAAACTATAGTATAGGTAAACTTCACCCGCATGAGAATAAGATTTGCCTGGTTCCTTCCCCATCAAACCTCAGAAACCTTCTCAACCGGCCTCCGGATATTCTTGGTGTTGAATGCTTAATCAGCTACTTCTATATTCAAATGAGCTAACTGGTACGATAGCAAATTCGCTTACAAACTTGAAGAATATGGTACAAATGGATCTTTCTGACTGGTCTTAACAGGGAACGTTCCACTTTCATTGGAGAACATAAATGCCATCTCAGAGATGTACTGCGATACGaatcatctatttatttttaaaagatttgtacctgtttataatgattttatgtgttgttgattttgttttgattaaaacatatattaaataaaataaaagattcaacTCAATTTATGTGAGGTTTTAACATTCATACTTAATATCTGACAgtatttttatttctgattttctatacaattaatatgaattttaaaagaaatataaacttgattcaatttatttcctagattataatcttttaatatttaatactttattgtaatttttaataattaacacaatttgaaaaaatatattaataaaaaaaacagtcatTCCGAAATAATTTTCAAGATTTAGAAGAAACTAGggttagaataaaataattactgatTTCATTTTATGtcctttaaataaatttattaggaataaaaatattgatttaattagatttttgttatcacatatcttatataaaaaaaatcatgttgtgtgcaataacatgttttatatattttgctaATTATTTGACTCGCATTCTATTacaagctgatttttttttttttacaaacaaattaaacatgtaagtttttcaatattttttttatataagaatatctatataaagacaaattaaacatgtaaatcaaaaaagttatatacgtatttaattaaataaattaaaaattatctatattaataaataaaaaaaatcattaacgataACTAAATACATATATGAAAAAGTCGAGATgcaaatatagatcaagatatttattattgtaatataATTCATTTACCTAATtgtgttaaataattttatttattaaaattaattttttatttaattaaataataacaaaaattaacacatttaaaattgattgaataaaactaaattatctcGTAAGGTTACACTTGTCAAAAATaccattcaaaaataatttttttaaaagtaaatctATAATAAAATGTGAAAGTAAACAATATGGTATATGTATAGTAAAGAACCACGCCTTTTAAATTTTCAGTAACAGcggattaaaaacaaaagcagaaaaggaaaatttgaaggaaaaaaaaaaaagggactttATGAGAGGCCCACACGTATGTGCTTGTACTCAAGGCCTTCTCTTTCCCTACGCAGTGAGCACCGTATTTTATTCCTTCACTCGGTggctgttaattaatttttcaagattttaaagcTTAGTTACAACATCTAGTTTGGGGTTGATTCAACTTTAAGGTCTGGGTTGTAAATACGAAATGTTAATTCaagttaaattaagttttttttaaaaaatcaaaataaaattattaaaaaaaagagtttggtCGCAGATCTAAAGATTAAACCAAGAATTGAATAAAGAGTCACCTATTGAATTgaccaaattaaatattaagtatAAAGCTAAAAGGTATGGAGTAAACATTGTTTCCTCaaatattgtttgtatttttattttttttaaattttgactttttttttgttattgatttttttaatttagtctttataatgtatttatagaaatataggaatttagagttgataatttattttaacttgaattttatatggttatcgcggtatcaaaaaaaaatcttagtatcaaattggtatcagaaaaatattctaaaatcgCGGTatgatctatttttaaaaacttttaattaaataaaaaatgatttaaaaaaaaaattaagttattaaattttatggaGTCAATGACCCGATTTGCGACTTTGGCGAGGTAACCCTGGTTTTTCCAGTTTGCAAGTTTAACGgttctttttaataattgaatttgattacgtgatcgtctatttttttttatcttgtagttaaaaaaatagtttcaaaaaaaaaacatgttattaaattttagaaagtatATGGGCTGTTGATGAGTTtacaagtttaactttttttttaaaaaaaaaatattttttcttgatttcatctttcgatattgagttgattgaaaattgagtttcataatttattttattttgcttttataaggttatcataatctaaaaaaaaaaatcaatattgattTGATGCTCGATTTTTCAATCgtccatttttattattatatagttaaataaaaaataattttttttaaaaaagttattaattatgAAGTACATTATCTAATTTACAATTTTGGCATATTGATTGGGTTTATGCATCAAAACTATATTTAACTCCACATCTAATTTATAGACTTAATTCATAAAACCTGCTTCCGAGAGAGAAACATC is a window encoding:
- the LOC7473227 gene encoding uncharacterized protein LOC7473227 isoform X2; protein product: MGGCSKDDVSYLDRRFSKKVRDNVYGNIYLDPLSLKFVDTEQFQRLRDLKQLGLTYMVYPGAVHSRFEHSLGVFSLAGEAVHRIKAQQGSELGIDNLDIQTVKLAGLLHDVGHGPFSHMFEREFLRQIPHGIKWCHEDMSVRMIDHIVDFHHIDIDAECLKKAKEMVIASTEHVSHKSVNEKHFLYDIVANGRNGIDVDKFDYIVRDSRACGLGCSFQIERLMDSMRVMGDEICYRDKDYLTIYKLFSSRADLHRTVYTHAKVKAIEMMFVESLIKADDYLQISSKIQDPAEFWKIDDSILKTIEISHDQELKEARDLILRIRRRDLYQFCNEFSVPKDKLEHFKDITPQDIVCSQGNGDITLKEEDVVVCNVKIDLTRGRSNPLEKTLRAMRNSRYMIIASVICCQLFVKIGL
- the LOC7473227 gene encoding uncharacterized protein LOC7473227 isoform X1, with amino-acid sequence MGGCSKDDVSYLDRRFSKKVRDNVYGNIYLDPLSLKFVDTEQFQRLRDLKQLGLTYMVYPGAVHSRFEHSLGVFSLAGEAVHRIKAQQGSELGIDNLDIQTVKLAGLLHDVGHGPFSHMFEREFLRQIPHGIKWCHEDMSVRMIDHIVDFHHIDIDAECLKKAKEMVIASTEHVSHKSVNEKHFLYDIVANGRNGIDVDKFDYIVRDSRACGLGCSFQIERLMDSMRVMGDEICYRDKDYLTIYKLFSSRADLHRTVYTHAKVKAIEMMFVESLIKADDYLQISSKIQDPAEFWKIDDSILKTIEISHDQELKEARDLILRIRRRDLYQFCNEFSVPKDKLEHFKDITPQDIVCSQGNGDITLKEEDVVVCNVKIDLTRGRSNPLENINFFQDFESNEKFPIHDYRISHLLPAFCEDRIVRVYSKNPDLVKTVSEAFENFQLKTYGMKAQVHATPDRKRNRRRLEQSY